From Solanum lycopersicum chromosome 8, SLM_r2.1, the proteins below share one genomic window:
- the LOC101268124 gene encoding F-box/LRR-repeat protein 25-like isoform X2, which produces MVKRIMAIEDGLSDFPEAILVHILSMLPDGKEIVRSSVLAKRWRYLWRSVPISLDFSHPENAYFGRPELGELEIFDFVNSIHRELLYWGSGQKIRKFKMAVNFSAPDRFDKDIDLWVYFAMKKANVEDLTFECFSGYKLPQFAFESPLVRNLNFQYCKMKLEPSVNVNWRNLVSLSVGYVKLTEGVMRKILSGCPNLECLLLDFVWGFDRLEISNVKLKKLTLNSYETSDGDVWLEILAPHIQSLVLLGYSSGIRLENVASLVTAFFRIDFMFDFGEVEILDQREISCLKELLHSVAHVKNLELSHWCIECMSKLALEGFQYQPSSSRFLKLHTNNEELDLPGICSVIQNSSNIETLIIDWHHQDRGSSALSKVKMHSKITTMED; this is translated from the exons ATGGTGAAAAGAATCATGGCGATTGAAGATGGACTCAGTGATTTTCCTGAGGCAATTCTAGTTCACATTCTTTCTATGTTGCCGGACGGTAAAGAAATAGTGAGAAGTAGTGTGTTAGCTAAGCGATGGAGGTATCTTTGGAGGTCTGTTCCAATATCCCTGGATTTTAGCCACCCTGAGAATGCTTATTTTGGTCGCCCTGAGTTGGGGGAATTGGAGATTTTCGATTTCGTGAATTCCATCCATAGGGAGCTTCTGTATTGGGGGTCTGGTcagaaaatcagaaaatttaaGATGGCTGTCAATTTTTCTGCTCCGGATAGGTTCGATAAAGATATCGATTTGTGGGTTTATTTTGCGATGAAGAAAGCTAATGTTGAGGATCTTACTTTTGAGTGTTTTTCTGGATACAAGTTACCTCAGTTTGCGTTTGAGAGTCCGTTGGTGAGGAATTTGAATTTTCAGTACTGTAAGATGAAATTGGAACCTTCCGTTAATGTGAACTGGAGAAATCTAGTATCTCTATCAGTTGGATATGTGAAACTGACTGAGGGTGTCATGAGAAAAATATTGTCGGGTTGTCCTAACTTAGAGTGCTTGCTATTGGACTTCGTTTGGGGCTTTGATCGTCTTGAAATCAGCAATGTGAAGTTGAAAAAGTTGACCCTAAACAGCTATGAAACTAGTGACGGTGATGTTTGGCTTGAAATATTAGCTCCGCATATTCAAAGTTTGGTACTTTTGGGGTATTCCAGTGGGATACGCTTGGAAAATGTGGCTTCACTTGTCACTGCATTCTTTCGTATAgattttatgtttgattttggAGAGGTAGAAATATTGGACCAGCGTGAGATTAGTTGTCTGAAGGAACTTCTTCACAGCGTTGCCCATGTCAAGAATCTGGAATTGAGTCACTGGTGCATTGAG TGCATGTCCAAACTGGCATTGGAAGGCTTCCAGTATCAACCATCGAGCTCAAGATTCTTAAAACTTCACACAAACAATGAAGAGTTGGACCTACCAGGAATTTGCAGCGTTATACAGAATTCATCAAATATTGAGACATTGATCATTGACTGGCACCATCAAGATCGAGGA AGCTCAGCTTTGTCAAAAGTGAAAATGCATAGCAAAATCACAACAATGGAAGACTAA
- the LOC101268124 gene encoding F-box protein At5g03100-like isoform X1 — protein MVKRIMAIEDGLSDFPEAILVHILSMLPDGKEIVRSSVLAKRWRYLWRSVPISLDFSHPENAYFGRPELGELEIFDFVNSIHRELLYWGSGQKIRKFKMAVNFSAPDRFDKDIDLWVYFAMKKANVEDLTFECFSGYKLPQFAFESPLVRNLNFQYCKMKLEPSVNVNWRNLVSLSVGYVKLTEGVMRKILSGCPNLECLLLDFVWGFDRLEISNVKLKKLTLNSYETSDGDVWLEILAPHIQSLVLLGYSSGIRLENVASLVTAFFRIDFMFDFGEVEILDQREISCLKELLHSVAHVKNLELSHWCIECMSKLALEGFQYQPSSSRFLKLHTNNEELDLPGICSVIQNSSNIETLIIDWHHQDRGYLYAYSFKDNERQNWTFETHKFNCPLLHLKTIKFINLVGPLSVNKFVLPLVKYLLENAIVLEKFEIAARCNEIAVCLDQIRIEQKLLSFPRSSSHASVTFTNQRAQLCQK, from the exons ATGGTGAAAAGAATCATGGCGATTGAAGATGGACTCAGTGATTTTCCTGAGGCAATTCTAGTTCACATTCTTTCTATGTTGCCGGACGGTAAAGAAATAGTGAGAAGTAGTGTGTTAGCTAAGCGATGGAGGTATCTTTGGAGGTCTGTTCCAATATCCCTGGATTTTAGCCACCCTGAGAATGCTTATTTTGGTCGCCCTGAGTTGGGGGAATTGGAGATTTTCGATTTCGTGAATTCCATCCATAGGGAGCTTCTGTATTGGGGGTCTGGTcagaaaatcagaaaatttaaGATGGCTGTCAATTTTTCTGCTCCGGATAGGTTCGATAAAGATATCGATTTGTGGGTTTATTTTGCGATGAAGAAAGCTAATGTTGAGGATCTTACTTTTGAGTGTTTTTCTGGATACAAGTTACCTCAGTTTGCGTTTGAGAGTCCGTTGGTGAGGAATTTGAATTTTCAGTACTGTAAGATGAAATTGGAACCTTCCGTTAATGTGAACTGGAGAAATCTAGTATCTCTATCAGTTGGATATGTGAAACTGACTGAGGGTGTCATGAGAAAAATATTGTCGGGTTGTCCTAACTTAGAGTGCTTGCTATTGGACTTCGTTTGGGGCTTTGATCGTCTTGAAATCAGCAATGTGAAGTTGAAAAAGTTGACCCTAAACAGCTATGAAACTAGTGACGGTGATGTTTGGCTTGAAATATTAGCTCCGCATATTCAAAGTTTGGTACTTTTGGGGTATTCCAGTGGGATACGCTTGGAAAATGTGGCTTCACTTGTCACTGCATTCTTTCGTATAgattttatgtttgattttggAGAGGTAGAAATATTGGACCAGCGTGAGATTAGTTGTCTGAAGGAACTTCTTCACAGCGTTGCCCATGTCAAGAATCTGGAATTGAGTCACTGGTGCATTGAG TGCATGTCCAAACTGGCATTGGAAGGCTTCCAGTATCAACCATCGAGCTCAAGATTCTTAAAACTTCACACAAACAATGAAGAGTTGGACCTACCAGGAATTTGCAGCGTTATACAGAATTCATCAAATATTGAGACATTGATCATTGACTGGCACCATCAAGATCGAGGA TACTTATATGCTTATTCTTTTAAGGATAACGAAAGGCAAAATTGGACATTTGAGACACATAAATTTAACTGCCCATTGCTACATCTGAAGACTATCAAGTTCATTAATTTGGTTGGACCATTAAGTGTAAATAAGTTTGTTCTTCCATTGGTTAAATATTTGCTTGAGAATGCAATCGTGCTAGAAAAGTTCGAAATAGCTGCCAGATGCAACGAGATTGCTGTGTGTCTTGATCAGATTAGAATTGAACAAAAGCTCTTGAGCTTTCCAAGATCCTCTTCGCATGCTTCAGTTACCTTCACCAATCAAAG AGCTCAGCTTTGTCAAAAGTGA
- the LOC101268124 gene encoding F-box/LRR-repeat protein 25-like isoform X3, giving the protein MVKRIMAIEDGLSDFPEAILVHILSMLPDGKEIVRSSVLAKRWRYLWRSVPISLDFSHPENAYFGRPELGELEIFDFVNSIHRELLYWGSGQKIRKFKMAVNFSAPDRFDKDIDLWVYFAMKKANVEDLTFECFSGYKLPQFAFESPLVRNLNFQYCKMKLEPSVNVNWRNLVSLSVGYVKLTEGVMRKILSGCPNLECLLLDFVWGFDRLEISNVKLKKLTLNSYETSDGDVWLEILAPHIQSLVLLGYSSGIRLENVASLVTAFFRIDFMFDFGEVEILDQREISCLKELLHSVAHVKNLELSHWCIECMSKLALEGFQYQPSSSRFLKLHTNNEELDLPGICSVIQNSSNIETLIIDWHHQDRGVLADQRKCQWN; this is encoded by the exons ATGGTGAAAAGAATCATGGCGATTGAAGATGGACTCAGTGATTTTCCTGAGGCAATTCTAGTTCACATTCTTTCTATGTTGCCGGACGGTAAAGAAATAGTGAGAAGTAGTGTGTTAGCTAAGCGATGGAGGTATCTTTGGAGGTCTGTTCCAATATCCCTGGATTTTAGCCACCCTGAGAATGCTTATTTTGGTCGCCCTGAGTTGGGGGAATTGGAGATTTTCGATTTCGTGAATTCCATCCATAGGGAGCTTCTGTATTGGGGGTCTGGTcagaaaatcagaaaatttaaGATGGCTGTCAATTTTTCTGCTCCGGATAGGTTCGATAAAGATATCGATTTGTGGGTTTATTTTGCGATGAAGAAAGCTAATGTTGAGGATCTTACTTTTGAGTGTTTTTCTGGATACAAGTTACCTCAGTTTGCGTTTGAGAGTCCGTTGGTGAGGAATTTGAATTTTCAGTACTGTAAGATGAAATTGGAACCTTCCGTTAATGTGAACTGGAGAAATCTAGTATCTCTATCAGTTGGATATGTGAAACTGACTGAGGGTGTCATGAGAAAAATATTGTCGGGTTGTCCTAACTTAGAGTGCTTGCTATTGGACTTCGTTTGGGGCTTTGATCGTCTTGAAATCAGCAATGTGAAGTTGAAAAAGTTGACCCTAAACAGCTATGAAACTAGTGACGGTGATGTTTGGCTTGAAATATTAGCTCCGCATATTCAAAGTTTGGTACTTTTGGGGTATTCCAGTGGGATACGCTTGGAAAATGTGGCTTCACTTGTCACTGCATTCTTTCGTATAgattttatgtttgattttggAGAGGTAGAAATATTGGACCAGCGTGAGATTAGTTGTCTGAAGGAACTTCTTCACAGCGTTGCCCATGTCAAGAATCTGGAATTGAGTCACTGGTGCATTGAG TGCATGTCCAAACTGGCATTGGAAGGCTTCCAGTATCAACCATCGAGCTCAAGATTCTTAAAACTTCACACAAACAATGAAGAGTTGGACCTACCAGGAATTTGCAGCGTTATACAGAATTCATCAAATATTGAGACATTGATCATTGACTGGCACCATCAAGATCGAGGA GTACTAGCTGATCAGAGGAAATGCCAATGGAATTGA
- the LOC138337695 gene encoding uncharacterized protein, whose product MSVPLSLGFTFPYSENQIDILAYLAFINGEVYYWKSCEKIKRFRVITHLRYDEIYTKDVYLWVHFATKVANVEVFTSYCQLNPCGSVYWSNLVSLSIGNAQPTDGVTEKILSSCPNLECLELRKVSGIQRLEIRSVKLRILIIEEYYEKNHDIWLEIIAPHLKHLEIIGMCSEIRIKQRNVASLVYAVLRLNFDFEDKESNL is encoded by the coding sequence ATGTCTGTTCCACTATCACTCGGTTTCACTTTCCCCTATAGTGAAAATCAAATTGACATTCTTGCTTACCTGGCTTTTATCAACGGAGAAGTTTATTATTGGAAATCTTGCGAGAAAATCAAGAGATTCCGTGTGATCACACACCTTAGGTACGATGAGATTTATACTAAAGATGTTTATTTATGGGTACATTTTGCTACTAAAGTTGCTAATGTTGAAGTATTTACAAGTTACTGTCAATTGAATCCTTGTGGTAGTGTTTATTGGAGTAATTTAGTTTCTCTTTCGATTGGGAATGCTCAACCGACTGATGGTGTTACGGAAAAGATATTATCTAGTTGCCCCAACTTGGAGTGTTTGGAACTAAGAAAAGTTTCAGGCATACAGCGTCTGGAAATTAGATCTGTGAAGCTGAGAATATTGATTATAGAAGAGTACTACGAGAAGAATCATGATATTTGGCTCGAAATAATAGCCCCACATCTTAAGCATTTGGAAATTATAGGAATGTGCAGTGAGATACGCATTAAGCAGAGAAATGTAGCTTCACTTGTTTATGCAGTCCTTcgtttaaattttgattttgaggaCAAGGAAAGCAACTTGTAG